One genomic region from Paroceanicella profunda encodes:
- a CDS encoding globin family protein, with protein MTPDQIALVQDSFSRISADTSAAGDRFYARLFALAPETRELFPGDMSSQKMKLIQMLAIAVNGLTSLPQILPAVQALGLRHAVYEVQEAHYAIVGEALLETLADELGDSFTEETRAAWAEAYALLAGVMIEAQRGALR; from the coding sequence ATGACGCCGGACCAGATCGCCCTCGTGCAGGACAGTTTCAGCCGCATTTCCGCTGACACCAGCGCGGCCGGCGACCGGTTCTATGCCCGGCTGTTCGCCCTTGCGCCGGAAACCCGCGAGCTGTTTCCGGGGGACATGTCGTCCCAGAAGATGAAGCTCATTCAGATGCTTGCCATCGCGGTGAACGGCCTCACCAGCCTGCCGCAGATCCTGCCCGCGGTGCAGGCGCTCGGCCTGCGCCACGCGGTCTACGAGGTCCAGGAGGCACATTACGCCATCGTCGGCGAGGCCCTGCTGGAGACGCTGGCCGACGAGCTTGGCGACAGCTTCACCGAGGAGACCCGCGCCGCCTGGGCCGAGGCCTATGCCCTGCTCGCCGGGGTGATGATCGAGGCCCAGCGCGGCGCCCTGCGCTGA
- the uxuA gene encoding mannonate dehydratase: protein MRQTWRWFGPVDKVTLRDARQAGVEGIVTALHHVRTGEVWSKEEIAKRQAEVRGTGAAPTGLDWEVVESIPISESIKTQTGDWRAHVENWKHSLRHLHEAGLRTICYNFMPVLDWTRTDLTWEVANGAKAMRFDLPDFAAFDIHVLKRKGAAESFPEAVVEEAARRYTAMPEARQKQIAQNVTAGLPGAMESWSLEELRTQLATYDGISEETLRGHFIDFLSEVVPVAEELGMRLCCHPDDPPFPLLGLPRIMSTEAQYRAVLDAVDSPANGVTLCSGSLGARPDNDLPGMAERMGPKIHFVHLRNVRRDTEETPCSFFEDDHLAGHTDMVALVAALLREEARRRAEGRADAEIPMRPDHGQDILNDSERGSQPGYPAIGRLKGLAELRGVMAALKATAA from the coding sequence ATGCGACAGACATGGCGGTGGTTCGGCCCGGTCGACAAGGTGACGCTGCGCGACGCGCGCCAGGCCGGGGTCGAGGGAATCGTGACCGCCCTGCACCACGTCCGGACCGGCGAGGTCTGGTCGAAGGAGGAGATCGCGAAGCGCCAGGCCGAGGTGCGCGGCACGGGGGCCGCCCCCACCGGGCTCGACTGGGAGGTGGTGGAGAGCATCCCGATCTCCGAATCGATCAAGACGCAGACGGGTGACTGGCGCGCCCATGTGGAGAACTGGAAGCACTCGCTGCGCCACCTGCACGAGGCCGGCCTGCGCACCATCTGCTACAATTTCATGCCCGTGCTGGACTGGACGCGCACCGACCTCACCTGGGAAGTGGCGAACGGCGCCAAGGCCATGCGCTTCGATTTGCCCGATTTCGCCGCCTTCGACATCCATGTCCTGAAGCGCAAGGGTGCGGCGGAGAGCTTCCCCGAAGCCGTGGTCGAGGAGGCCGCGCGCCGCTACACCGCCATGCCGGAGGCCCGGCAGAAGCAGATCGCGCAGAATGTCACCGCCGGCTTGCCGGGCGCGATGGAGAGCTGGTCGCTGGAGGAGCTGCGCACCCAGCTCGCCACCTATGACGGCATCTCCGAGGAGACGTTGCGCGGCCATTTCATCGACTTCCTCTCCGAGGTGGTGCCGGTGGCCGAGGAGCTTGGCATGCGCCTGTGCTGCCACCCGGACGACCCCCCCTTCCCGCTGCTCGGCCTGCCGCGCATCATGTCGACCGAGGCGCAGTACCGCGCCGTGCTCGACGCGGTGGACAGCCCGGCCAACGGTGTCACGCTGTGCTCCGGCTCGCTCGGCGCGCGACCGGACAACGACCTGCCCGGCATGGCCGAGCGGATGGGCCCGAAAATCCACTTCGTGCACCTGCGCAACGTGCGCCGCGACACGGAGGAGACCCCCTGCTCCTTCTTCGAGGATGACCACCTCGCCGGGCACACCGACATGGTGGCCCTCGTCGCCGCGCTGCTGCGCGAAGAGGCCCGCCGCCGCGCCGAGGGACGTGCGGATGCCGAGATCCCCATGCGCCCGGACCACGGCCAGGACATCCTGAACGACAGCGAGCGCGGCTCGCAGCCCGGCTACCCGGCCATCGGCCGCCTGAAGGGGCTGGCGGAGCTGCGCGGCGTGATGGCGGCGCTGAAGGCCACTGCCGCATGA
- a CDS encoding TRAP transporter large permease gives MDVSILFAVFAIGLVIGVPVAACLGLSSLAYILVRGMPLVILPQKMYAGIDVFVLLCIPGFILAGNLMAGGGITERIIRFASALVGWIRGGLGLTNIAGSMLFAGISGTAVADAASIGGVMIPGMKKAGYPGGFSAAVTAASSTVGPIIPPSVPMIIVGSLTGVSVGRMFLAGAVPGLLLGFGMMVTCYIIARRNNYPRQEWAGFRELGLAFLSSFWAIAMTALIIGGLLSGIATPTETSIIASLYAFVVGAFIYRGVRLRDVPKIVIDSAVSSAAILALVGFANVFGWILASERIPEMIAQAVLAATDNKFLVILLINLLLLFVGMFMETIAALIILFGPLSAVAIGVGVDPVHFATFAVLNLMIGLTTPPVGVCLFVCANIARLPLSVVVRAITPFLVGNILVLLLVSYIPALSLWLPNLAYGN, from the coding sequence ATGGACGTGAGCATTCTCTTCGCCGTCTTCGCCATCGGGCTCGTGATCGGGGTGCCGGTGGCGGCCTGCCTGGGGCTGTCCTCGCTGGCCTATATCCTGGTGCGCGGCATGCCGCTCGTCATCCTGCCGCAGAAGATGTACGCGGGCATCGACGTGTTCGTGCTGCTGTGCATCCCGGGCTTCATCCTGGCCGGCAACCTGATGGCCGGCGGCGGCATCACCGAGCGCATCATCCGCTTCGCCTCCGCCCTGGTGGGCTGGATCCGCGGCGGCCTGGGCCTCACCAACATCGCCGGTTCCATGCTCTTCGCCGGCATCTCCGGCACCGCGGTGGCCGACGCGGCCTCCATCGGCGGCGTGATGATCCCCGGCATGAAGAAGGCGGGCTATCCCGGCGGCTTCTCCGCCGCGGTCACCGCCGCCTCCTCCACCGTGGGGCCGATCATCCCGCCCTCGGTGCCGATGATCATCGTCGGCTCGCTCACCGGTGTCTCGGTGGGGCGGATGTTCCTCGCCGGCGCCGTGCCGGGGCTGCTGCTGGGCTTCGGCATGATGGTGACCTGCTACATCATCGCCCGGCGCAACAACTACCCGCGCCAGGAATGGGCCGGCTTCCGTGAGCTGGGCCTCGCCTTCCTGTCCTCCTTCTGGGCCATCGCCATGACGGCGCTGATCATCGGCGGCCTGCTCTCGGGCATCGCCACGCCCACGGAGACCTCGATCATCGCCTCGCTCTACGCCTTCGTGGTGGGGGCCTTCATCTACCGCGGCGTGCGGCTGCGCGACGTGCCGAAGATCGTGATCGACAGCGCGGTCAGCTCCGCGGCCATCCTCGCGCTGGTGGGCTTCGCGAACGTGTTCGGCTGGATCCTCGCCTCCGAGCGCATCCCGGAGATGATCGCCCAGGCCGTGCTCGCCGCCACGGACAACAAGTTCCTGGTGATCCTGCTGATCAACCTGCTGCTGCTCTTCGTGGGCATGTTCATGGAAACCATCGCCGCGCTCATCATCCTGTTCGGCCCGCTCTCCGCCGTGGCGATCGGCGTGGGGGTGGACCCGGTGCATTTCGCCACCTTCGCGGTGCTGAACCTGATGATCGGCCTCACCACCCCGCCGGTGGGCGTGTGCCTGTTCGTGTGTGCCAACATCGCGCGGCTGCCGCTCTCCGTGGTGGTGCGGGCCATCACGCCTTTCCTTGTCGGCAATATTCTGGTCCTCCTGTTGGTCTCCTACATCCCGGCGCTTTCGCTGTGGCTGCCCAATCTCGCATATGGGAACTGA
- a CDS encoding L-idonate 5-dehydrogenase: MTSETRVCRIHSARDLRIDTLELGEPGPGQVLLKMRAGGICGSDLHYYQDGGFGAIRVREPMVLGHEVSGEVVSTGPGVEGLAPGTRVAVNPSHPCNACAFCLRGLQQHCLNMTFFGSAMPFPHSQGAFRERMVVAATQCEPLGDVVSFGEGACAEPLAVCLHAGTRAGDLKGKRVIVTGAGPIGSLCVAVAKFGGAAEIVVTDLQDATLKVAEEMGATRAINTRTNPDGLKEFEANKGCFDVAFECSAAAPAIRSLFPVLRPQARFVQVGTGGDATIALAMLVAKEIEWAGAQRFHAEYPLAVKMIAERRIDVRPIITGTFPLADAVAAFDAAGDRSKAVKVQLELA, encoded by the coding sequence ATGACTTCCGAAACCCGCGTCTGCCGCATCCATTCCGCCCGTGACCTGCGCATCGACACGCTGGAGCTCGGCGAGCCCGGCCCCGGCCAGGTGCTGCTGAAGATGCGCGCCGGCGGCATCTGCGGCTCCGACCTGCACTACTACCAGGACGGCGGCTTCGGCGCGATCCGCGTGCGCGAACCGATGGTCCTCGGCCACGAGGTCTCCGGCGAGGTGGTCTCCACCGGCCCCGGCGTGGAGGGGCTCGCCCCCGGCACGCGCGTGGCGGTGAACCCCTCCCACCCCTGCAACGCCTGCGCGTTCTGCCTCAGGGGCCTGCAGCAACACTGCCTGAACATGACCTTCTTCGGCTCCGCCATGCCCTTCCCCCACTCCCAGGGCGCGTTCCGCGAGCGCATGGTCGTGGCCGCCACCCAGTGCGAGCCGCTGGGCGACGTGGTGAGCTTCGGCGAGGGCGCCTGCGCCGAGCCGCTGGCCGTATGCCTTCACGCCGGAACCCGGGCGGGAGACCTGAAGGGCAAGCGCGTCATCGTCACCGGCGCCGGGCCCATCGGCTCGCTCTGCGTCGCGGTGGCGAAGTTCGGCGGCGCTGCCGAGATCGTGGTGACGGACCTGCAGGACGCCACGCTGAAGGTGGCCGAGGAGATGGGCGCCACCCGCGCCATCAACACCCGCACCAACCCCGACGGCCTGAAGGAATTCGAGGCGAACAAGGGCTGTTTCGACGTGGCCTTCGAATGTTCGGCCGCCGCCCCCGCCATCCGCTCGCTCTTCCCGGTGCTGCGCCCGCAGGCGCGCTTCGTTCAGGTGGGCACCGGCGGCGATGCGACCATCGCCCTCGCCATGCTGGTGGCGAAGGAAATCGAATGGGCCGGCGCGCAGCGCTTCCACGCCGAATACCCGCTGGCAGTGAAGATGATCGCCGAACGCCGCATCGACGTGCGCCCGATCATTACCGGCACCTTCCCGCTGGCGGACGCCGTCGCCGCCTTCGACGCGGCCGGCGACCGCTCGAAAGCGGTGAAGGTCCAGCTCGAGCTGGCATGA
- a CDS encoding ABC transporter substrate-binding protein encodes MKSLRSFAPPALACAALALSLAFSAAGTAGAKDLLTIDLVNEPSSLDPQGQWNPDSYYVYRNIFDNLVTRDNDGTIVPEVAVSWKRLSDTEMEFTLRDDITFHDGTKLTPEDVVYTVDRITDPAFGSPQLGQFNKIVKAEATGPNTVVLTTDGPYPVLLPQLVKLSIIPMHVVEEVGKDAFNLSPVGSGPYKFASWDRGVQVTLTRNDDYWGTKGAFPNVSFRAVPDAATRLANLQAGAADLVVTLDSDQAAQLEGSTTARPLIVQTERVGYLALNSTKPPLDDVRMRRAIAEAIDKEGIAEGILAGGERVVGEIASPAHFGWVDGIDPFPYDPEDAKALIAEVGDAAATPMELATSPVFDQRVVQAIQQMLTDVGLKVDIRMTDMATWLKDQQVDDAAAPMLTFSRWSCACQDADGIMFPLLHSSSGWSRWSSPEVDAALEEGRSVLDEEDRLAAYTRVHEIVKDEVPIIPLYQAAIIYGGNAKLEWQPTANESMFLNRMSWAE; translated from the coding sequence ATGAAGAGCCTCCGCAGCTTCGCCCCGCCCGCCCTGGCCTGCGCCGCACTGGCGCTGAGCCTGGCCTTCTCCGCCGCCGGCACCGCCGGTGCCAAGGACCTGCTCACCATCGACCTGGTGAACGAGCCCTCCTCGCTCGACCCGCAGGGCCAGTGGAACCCGGACAGCTACTACGTCTACCGCAACATCTTCGACAACCTGGTCACCCGCGACAACGACGGCACCATCGTGCCGGAGGTCGCCGTTTCGTGGAAACGCCTCTCGGACACCGAGATGGAGTTCACCCTGCGCGACGACATCACCTTCCACGATGGCACGAAGCTTACCCCCGAAGACGTGGTTTATACGGTAGACCGCATCACGGACCCGGCCTTCGGCAGCCCGCAGCTCGGCCAGTTCAACAAGATCGTGAAGGCCGAGGCCACCGGCCCGAACACCGTGGTGCTGACCACCGACGGCCCCTATCCGGTGCTGCTGCCGCAGCTGGTGAAGCTCTCCATCATCCCCATGCACGTGGTGGAAGAGGTGGGCAAGGACGCCTTCAACCTCTCCCCCGTCGGCTCCGGCCCCTACAAGTTCGCGAGCTGGGACCGCGGCGTGCAGGTGACCCTCACCCGCAATGACGATTACTGGGGCACCAAGGGCGCCTTCCCCAACGTGAGCTTCCGCGCCGTGCCGGACGCCGCCACCCGGCTGGCGAACCTGCAGGCCGGCGCGGCGGATCTCGTCGTCACGCTCGATTCCGACCAGGCCGCGCAGCTGGAGGGCTCGACCACCGCCAGGCCGCTGATCGTGCAGACCGAGCGCGTGGGCTACCTGGCGCTGAACTCCACCAAGCCACCGCTGGACGACGTGCGCATGCGCCGCGCCATCGCCGAGGCGATCGACAAGGAGGGCATCGCCGAGGGCATCCTGGCCGGTGGCGAGCGGGTGGTGGGCGAGATCGCCTCGCCGGCGCATTTCGGCTGGGTGGACGGGATCGACCCCTTCCCCTACGACCCGGAGGACGCGAAGGCGCTGATCGCCGAAGTGGGCGACGCGGCCGCCACGCCGATGGAGCTGGCCACCTCGCCGGTGTTCGACCAGCGCGTGGTGCAGGCCATCCAGCAGATGCTCACCGACGTGGGCCTGAAGGTCGACATCCGCATGACGGACATGGCCACCTGGCTGAAGGACCAGCAGGTGGATGACGCGGCAGCACCCATGCTCACCTTCTCGCGCTGGTCCTGCGCCTGCCAGGACGCGGACGGCATCATGTTCCCGCTCCTGCACTCCTCCTCCGGCTGGTCGCGCTGGTCCTCGCCGGAGGTGGACGCGGCGCTGGAGGAGGGCCGCTCCGTGCTGGACGAGGAGGACCGTCTCGCCGCCTACACCCGGGTGCACGAGATCGTGAAGGACGAGGTGCCGATCATCCCGCTCTACCAGGCCGCCATCATCTACGGCGGCAACGCGAAGCTGGAATGGCAGCCCACGGCGAACGAGAGCATGTTCCTCAACCGCATGAGCTGGGCCGAGTGA
- a CDS encoding TRAP transporter small permease, with protein sequence MQRLVSLMVTVSRAAVGITFLLLIGTVLLQVFARTFLPGSPIWTEELSRAALMFLAACGVGLSIRSGDLVNVDLVVSMLPRNARRVALGLSAALTAVLAGLMILPALKFMKVGAMQTAPALGVHMNWIYLAMPVFAVSLCLFAVLAVLEIIGGRDSLSDMSELED encoded by the coding sequence ATGCAACGCCTCGTCTCCCTGATGGTCACCGTATCGCGCGCCGCGGTCGGCATCACCTTCCTGCTGCTCATCGGCACGGTTCTGCTGCAGGTGTTCGCACGCACCTTCCTGCCCGGCTCCCCGATCTGGACCGAGGAACTCTCGCGCGCCGCGCTGATGTTCCTCGCCGCCTGCGGCGTGGGCCTGTCCATCCGCAGCGGCGACCTGGTGAACGTGGACCTCGTGGTCTCGATGCTGCCGCGCAATGCGCGCCGGGTGGCCCTCGGCCTCTCCGCCGCGCTCACCGCCGTGCTGGCGGGGCTGATGATCCTGCCCGCGCTGAAATTCATGAAGGTGGGCGCCATGCAGACCGCCCCGGCCCTGGGCGTCCACATGAACTGGATCTACCTCGCCATGCCGGTCTTCGCCGTGTCGCTCTGCCTCTTCGCCGTGCTGGCCGTGCTGGAGATCATCGGCGGGCGCGACTCCCTCTCCGATATGTCCGAACTGGAAGACTGA
- a CDS encoding sugar kinase: MSMAAAVDILALGEPLIEYNRAGDTPRTFLRDVGGDVSNFAIAAARQGARAGVLSALGADEHGDAIVSLWDAEGIDHAHVSRHASAPTGVYFVNHGPSGHVFSFLRASSAASLVGPADLPRAAIAGAKLLHFTGISLAISGSSCDACFEAAAIARAAGRRVSFDTNLRDRLWSRPRAKALIEAALAMTDIALPSSDDMEKIFGDPRPEAMAEHCLALGAKVVALKLGAEGALIATPEGRHRIPPAPCTPVDATGAGDTFGGSFVARLLAGDSPQEAGTYAAAAAALATQGYGAVAPIPRAEAVRAALGGK, from the coding sequence ATGAGCATGGCGGCCGCGGTGGACATCCTCGCCCTCGGCGAGCCGCTGATCGAGTACAACCGTGCGGGGGACACCCCCCGCACCTTCCTGCGCGACGTGGGCGGCGACGTGTCGAACTTCGCCATCGCCGCCGCCCGGCAGGGCGCGCGCGCCGGCGTGCTTTCCGCCCTCGGGGCGGACGAGCACGGCGACGCCATCGTCTCCCTCTGGGACGCGGAGGGCATCGACCACGCCCATGTGAGCCGCCACGCCTCGGCGCCCACGGGGGTGTATTTCGTCAACCACGGGCCCTCGGGCCACGTGTTCAGCTTCCTGCGCGCCAGCTCGGCCGCCAGCCTCGTCGGCCCGGCCGACCTGCCGCGCGCGGCCATCGCGGGGGCGAAGCTGCTGCATTTCACCGGCATCTCGCTGGCGATCTCCGGCAGTTCCTGCGACGCGTGTTTCGAGGCCGCGGCCATTGCCCGCGCCGCCGGCCGCCGCGTGTCCTTCGACACCAACCTGCGCGACAGGCTGTGGAGCCGGCCGCGCGCGAAGGCGCTGATCGAGGCCGCCCTCGCCATGACCGACATCGCCCTGCCCAGCTCCGACGACATGGAGAAGATCTTCGGAGACCCGAGGCCGGAGGCGATGGCCGAGCATTGCCTCGCCCTCGGCGCGAAGGTGGTGGCGCTGAAGCTCGGGGCGGAGGGCGCGCTGATCGCCACGCCGGAGGGGCGCCACCGCATCCCGCCGGCGCCCTGCACCCCGGTGGACGCCACCGGCGCGGGCGACACGTTCGGCGGCAGTTTCGTCGCCCGCCTGCTGGCCGGCGACAGCCCGCAGGAGGCCGGCACCTACGCCGCCGCCGCCGCTGCGCTGGCCACGCAGGGCTATGGCGCCGTTGCGCCGATCCCCCGGGCGGAGGCCGTGCGCGCCGCCCTCGGGGGCAAGTGA
- a CDS encoding mannitol dehydrogenase family protein, which produces MTRLTSLAGLPETVGQPGYDRDALRPGIVHFGLGAFHRAHQAVATEQALAAAGGNWGITGVNLRSRDTEERMAPQNGLYTLLVRGPGGTSARVIGCILGVKTARDDVAAVLALLEDPGTRIVSLTVTEKAYGRDAATGGLDLAHPAIAHDLAHPEAPSGVVGFLVEGLARRRAAGLAPFTPLCCDNLPDNGHVLERLVLDFARRRDPGLAEWIAANVPFPSTMVDRITPAATEATLADAAALIGVEDAAAIETEPFTQWVIEDRFATGRPAWEAAEGVIFTDDVAPFEKMKLRMLNGSHSLIAYAGALAGLEHVFDVMEDPALAPMVRAHMAAAAATLEPLPGMDYAAYADALARRFSNRAIRHRTLQIAMDGTQKLPQRLTWPALEALQAGQPVGSFAFAVAAWMHFVEQAVAAARPLDDPQAGALAACVARVDGGSAEAMVAALSAPPGLMPPALRDNAVWTEACARALALLRAEGPRAAAVAMPLH; this is translated from the coding sequence ATGACCCGGCTCACCAGCCTCGCCGGCCTGCCCGAGACTGTCGGGCAGCCGGGCTACGACCGGGACGCCCTGCGCCCCGGCATCGTGCATTTCGGCCTCGGCGCCTTCCACCGCGCCCACCAGGCCGTGGCCACCGAGCAGGCGCTCGCCGCCGCCGGGGGAAACTGGGGCATCACCGGGGTCAACCTGCGCTCGCGCGATACCGAAGAGCGCATGGCGCCGCAGAACGGGCTCTACACCCTGCTGGTGCGCGGGCCCGGGGGCACCTCGGCCCGGGTGATCGGCTGCATCCTCGGCGTGAAGACCGCGCGCGACGATGTCGCCGCCGTGCTCGCCCTGCTGGAGGACCCCGGCACCCGCATCGTGAGCCTCACGGTCACCGAGAAGGCCTACGGGCGGGACGCGGCCACCGGCGGGCTCGACCTCGCGCACCCGGCCATCGCCCATGACCTCGCACATCCCGAGGCGCCCTCGGGCGTGGTGGGGTTCCTCGTCGAGGGGCTGGCGCGACGCCGGGCGGCGGGCCTCGCCCCCTTCACGCCGCTCTGCTGCGACAACCTCCCCGACAACGGCCATGTGCTGGAGCGGCTGGTGCTCGACTTCGCCCGCCGGCGCGACCCCGGCCTCGCGGAGTGGATCGCGGCGAACGTGCCCTTCCCCTCCACCATGGTGGACCGCATCACGCCCGCCGCCACCGAGGCGACGCTGGCCGATGCCGCCGCCCTCATCGGTGTCGAGGATGCCGCCGCCATCGAGACCGAGCCCTTCACCCAATGGGTGATCGAGGACCGTTTCGCCACCGGCCGCCCGGCCTGGGAGGCCGCGGAAGGGGTGATCTTCACCGATGACGTGGCGCCCTTCGAGAAGATGAAGCTGCGCATGCTCAACGGCAGCCATTCGCTCATCGCCTATGCCGGCGCGCTGGCCGGGCTGGAGCATGTCTTCGACGTGATGGAGGACCCGGCGCTCGCGCCCATGGTGCGCGCCCACATGGCCGCCGCCGCCGCCACGTTGGAGCCGCTGCCCGGCATGGATTACGCCGCCTATGCCGACGCGCTGGCGCGGCGCTTCTCCAACCGCGCCATCCGCCACCGCACCCTGCAGATCGCGATGGACGGCACGCAGAAGCTGCCGCAGCGGCTCACCTGGCCGGCGCTGGAGGCGCTGCAGGCCGGGCAGCCGGTGGGAAGCTTCGCCTTCGCCGTGGCGGCATGGATGCATTTCGTCGAACAGGCCGTCGCGGCCGCGCGGCCCCTGGACGACCCGCAGGCCGGGGCGCTGGCCGCCTGCGTGGCGCGCGTGGACGGAGGGTCGGCGGAGGCCATGGTCGCGGCGCTCTCGGCCCCGCCGGGCCTGATGCCCCCCGCCCTGAGGGACAACGCGGTGTGGACCGAGGCCTGCGCCCGGGCGCTCGCGCTGCTGCGGGCCGAGGGGCCCCGCGCCGCGGCCGTCGCGATGCCGCTCCACTGA
- a CDS encoding GntR family transcriptional regulator produces the protein MYDRSSPFVARPAAPGTLPGTASKSEFAVDRLRDAILTCALAPSQMVSEQDLTERFGLNRAATRAALARLSGEGLVLALPRRGWQVAPVTAELVGGLIAARRVLEPALAPLSRTAETRAALSAVAEVCRALAGRTDPGAPEALRGYDRELLGHLAAPANAWMRGWLAQAWDNSDRMLRHLEAGSGLRHPTPDRHALALAVAREDAHAIVAELLAALDAFEAFAGRALLAGALDPAAGARPARPAPSTDPHRTGAQDAQPRRPSPTQQEGKTDQ, from the coding sequence ATGTATGATCGGTCCTCGCCATTTGTCGCCCGCCCCGCCGCGCCCGGAACCCTGCCGGGAACGGCGTCCAAATCCGAATTCGCGGTCGACCGGCTGCGCGACGCCATCCTGACCTGCGCGCTCGCGCCGTCGCAGATGGTGAGCGAGCAGGACCTGACCGAGCGATTCGGGCTGAACCGGGCCGCCACGCGCGCGGCGCTGGCGCGGTTGTCCGGGGAGGGGCTGGTGCTCGCCCTGCCGCGCCGGGGCTGGCAGGTGGCACCGGTGACGGCGGAGCTGGTCGGCGGGCTGATCGCGGCGCGCCGGGTGCTGGAACCCGCGCTGGCTCCGCTGTCCCGGACGGCGGAGACGCGCGCGGCGCTGAGTGCGGTGGCCGAGGTGTGTCGCGCCCTGGCCGGGCGCACCGACCCCGGCGCGCCCGAGGCGCTGCGCGGCTATGACCGCGAGCTGCTCGGCCATCTGGCGGCGCCCGCCAATGCCTGGATGCGCGGCTGGCTGGCCCAGGCCTGGGACAATTCCGACCGCATGCTGCGCCATCTGGAAGCCGGAAGCGGCCTGCGCCACCCCACGCCGGACCGCCACGCCCTGGCGCTCGCGGTGGCGCGCGAGGATGCCCATGCCATCGTCGCGGAGCTGCTTGCGGCGCTCGACGCCTTCGAAGCCTTTGCCGGGCGCGCCCTGCTTGCAGGCGCGCTCGACCCGGCCGCCGGGGCCCGCCCCGCCCGGCCCGCTCCATCGACGGACCCCCACAGAACGGGGGCGCAGGACGCGCAACCCCGCAGGCCGTCACCCACCCAACAGGAAGGGAAGACAGACCAATGA
- a CDS encoding ABC transporter substrate-binding protein, giving the protein MKRLLAATALGLLAALASPAAQGALAKDLITVDLVNEPASLDPQKQWNPDSYYVYRNIFDNLVTRSDDGEIVPQVASAWEQLSDTQVKFTIRDDITFHDGTKLTPEDVVFSVKRIIDPAFASPQLGQFNKITGAEVTGANAVTLTTEGPYPVLLAQLVKLSIVPEHVVTEMGDDAFNAAPVGSGPYAFEAWNRGVDVTLKRNDAYWGDKGAFAEARFRAVPDASTRVADLQAGAADLAVSLDSDLAMQLESAPGVTPLTALTERVGFVGMNTRVAPLDNPELRKAIVMGVDREGIVEGILAGEGAVVGQLLSPAHFGWADDIAPIPYDPEAAKEIVESLGDAAKTELSFDTSPVYDQRIVQAVQQMLTEIGLNVSINMMDMASYLKKAQGPEENRPMLSFGRWSCACQDADGIMYPLLQSGSNWSRYSDPEMDRLLEEGRSTLDRDARLKAYHAASELMKSDAALLPLYQAAVVYGASDKLEWTPTANESLFLNRMGWSE; this is encoded by the coding sequence ATGAAACGCCTGCTTGCAGCAACCGCCCTCGGCCTTCTGGCCGCCCTCGCCTCGCCCGCCGCGCAGGGCGCGCTGGCGAAGGACCTGATCACCGTGGACCTGGTGAACGAGCCCGCCTCGCTCGACCCCCAGAAGCAGTGGAACCCGGACAGCTACTACGTCTACCGCAACATCTTCGACAATCTCGTCACCCGTTCCGACGACGGCGAGATCGTCCCGCAGGTGGCCAGCGCCTGGGAGCAGCTGTCCGACACGCAGGTGAAATTCACCATCCGTGACGACATCACCTTCCATGACGGCACGAAGCTGACGCCCGAGGACGTGGTGTTCTCCGTGAAGCGGATCATCGACCCGGCCTTCGCCAGCCCGCAGCTCGGCCAGTTCAACAAGATCACCGGCGCCGAGGTGACCGGCGCAAACGCCGTGACGCTGACCACGGAGGGCCCCTACCCGGTGCTGCTCGCCCAGCTGGTGAAGCTCTCCATCGTGCCCGAGCACGTGGTGACGGAGATGGGCGACGACGCGTTCAACGCCGCCCCCGTGGGCTCCGGCCCCTATGCCTTCGAGGCCTGGAACCGCGGCGTGGACGTGACGCTGAAGCGCAACGACGCCTACTGGGGCGACAAGGGCGCCTTCGCCGAGGCCCGTTTCCGCGCCGTGCCTGACGCCTCCACCCGCGTGGCGGACCTGCAGGCCGGCGCGGCGGACCTCGCGGTCTCGCTCGATTCCGACCTCGCGATGCAGCTCGAGAGCGCCCCCGGCGTGACGCCGCTCACCGCGCTCACCGAGCGCGTGGGCTTCGTGGGCATGAACACCCGCGTCGCGCCGCTGGACAACCCCGAGCTGCGCAAGGCCATCGTGATGGGCGTGGACCGGGAGGGCATCGTGGAGGGCATCCTGGCCGGCGAAGGCGCCGTGGTGGGGCAGCTGCTCTCGCCCGCGCATTTCGGCTGGGCGGATGACATCGCCCCGATCCCCTACGATCCGGAAGCCGCGAAGGAGATCGTCGAGAGCCTCGGCGACGCGGCGAAGACCGAGCTCAGCTTCGACACCTCGCCGGTCTACGACCAGCGCATCGTGCAGGCCGTGCAGCAGATGCTCACCGAGATCGGGCTCAACGTCTCCATCAACATGATGGACATGGCGAGCTACCTCAAGAAGGCCCAGGGCCCGGAGGAGAACCGCCCGATGCTGAGCTTCGGCCGCTGGTCCTGCGCCTGCCAGGACGCGGACGGCATCATGTATCCGCTGCTCCAGTCCGGCAGCAACTGGTCGCGCTACTCCGACCCGGAGATGGACCGGCTGCTGGAGGAGGGCCGTTCCACGCTGGACAGGGACGCCCGGCTGAAGGCCTACCACGCCGCCTCCGAGCTGATGAAATCGGATGCCGCCCTGCTGCCGCTCTACCAGGCCGCGGTGGTCTACGGCGCCTCGGACAAGCTGGAGTGGACGCCCACGGCGAACGAGAGCCTGTTCCTCAACCGCATGGGCTGGTCCGAGTAG